A single bacterium DNA region contains:
- a CDS encoding indolepyruvate oxidoreductase subunit beta, whose protein sequence is MSRRLTTYDIVLAGRGGQGVIFLSRVMGLAALGQGLGVRTTETHGMAMRGGSVQCFVRIGDVYGPLFRMGSGDLLMVLHPAETSLARPLLSAEGSILVNDAGTETPLPAGKGQKVFLVDADGIARDCGNARSVNLALLGGAVALVKGFPLKAASIEEAIVKSGPPKAVEKNLEVFRKGLGTADDLEKI, encoded by the coding sequence GTGAGCCGGCGGCTGACGACCTATGATATCGTGCTGGCCGGCAGAGGAGGCCAGGGAGTTATCTTCCTCTCCCGCGTCATGGGGCTTGCCGCTCTTGGGCAGGGGCTGGGGGTGAGGACCACCGAGACCCACGGAATGGCCATGCGCGGGGGGTCGGTCCAGTGCTTCGTGCGCATCGGAGACGTATACGGCCCCCTGTTTCGCATGGGCTCGGGCGATCTGCTCATGGTCCTGCACCCTGCCGAAACATCCCTGGCACGGCCCCTGTTGTCGGCAGAGGGCTCGATCCTCGTCAACGATGCCGGTACCGAAACGCCGCTGCCCGCCGGGAAGGGACAAAAAGTGTTCCTTGTGGATGCCGACGGTATCGCCCGTGACTGCGGAAATGCGAGATCGGTCAACCTGGCTCTCCTTGGGGGGGCCGTGGCGTTGGTGAAAGGTTTTCCCCTCAAGGCGGCATCCATCGAGGAGGCCATCGTGAAAAGCGGCCCCCCGAAGGCGGTGGAAAAAAACCTTGAGGTCTTCCGGAAAGGCCTGGGAACCGCAGATGACCTGGAGAAGATCTGA